Part of the Henckelia pumila isolate YLH828 chromosome 2, ASM3356847v2, whole genome shotgun sequence genome is shown below.
aagctaggacgaacaaagcccttctccaacagctcctgaatctgctccttcaactctctcatctctgtaggagcaagtcgatacggtgccttagagataggcacagtatccggcaacaactcaatactgaactccacctctctcactggtggaactcctgcaacatcgtcaggaaaaacatctggataatcacgtaccacctctatatctgataaagatctgctagaaatGTCTGAGGTAGTGgccacactagcaagaaagccctgacatccatggcgcaataatttcctcgcacgaacaagtgatatcatctgaggaatactgctagactgagatgcaaagaaagtaaacatctcacctcccGCTGGCTttactgacactgtcctacgtcggaaatcaatcgaagctccattaactgatagccagtccatacccaaaatcaagtcaaacccggtcaatggaagaaccactagatctgctcgaatggagtgtccctgcaactccaattccagatccctgatgacactagtggtagtgatagtctgtccggatggcatggtaacatcgtaaccacagTCGACAACCTCCggtgtaatgcctatccgtctgataaaatctcgggagataaacgaatgcgtggctcctgaatctagcaacgcaaacgtggagttgcctccaactagaattctccctgcacgcagaagattcccaacaattcataccactacgctcccaaggttaaaacactacaacccttaattctaatcacaaagaaacaaaattcttattctagcatgctgatagtTAAACTCAAGTAACAGGCATTCAAATATAATCGCaataaacaaaagcaaagaattgaaaaaggtctaggggttaggtataccggtgatcaaggaggtatctgggtcagcctcctctgcctgcatcacatatactcgcccactgacgttctgcctctgcgggcagttggcaatctgatgccccgactctttgcaacgatagcagactcctgctcccataagacactgcccgaaatgcatcttctgacacttcggacatactggatatctccctggagtaggggccccgcccctagtttGCTgttgtggcttcccctgaggcctctgctgattcgggcccttagatggccctgtaaactgcttctttgcaggtggctgcgaagatggtcgctgataccctgtctgcagaaactgcctcttaccctgctgctctctctgtatctctctccgtccctcctcggaacgcaaggccctgctgactgcagactcatatgtaaagacgtctgTCATacgcacgtcatgcctgatctcagccttcaggccctccacaaactgccgcAGCTTCTCCtacggactatcagcaatcatgggcacaaagtgacagcccctctcaaactggctcacgtactccacaacagacctgtccccctgacggagactcatgaactcccggatcatgcgactgcgcacatcctcagtgaagtacttggcgtagaagatacgcctgaactcggcccacgtcagtgtaggtagatggactcctcgaactgcaccctcccaccaaagggctgcatcacctctcatcatatacgtcgcacagctcaccctgtcggtgtctgtgatccccatataatcgaagatggactccagagagcgaatccatccctcagccaccaaaggatcggtggtccccataaactccttaggccccttcttctggaacctttcagcgacgtcctcctcatgtgaaagtctgggacgtgcagcctgctgctccaacagagcagtaatccctgccatcatcgtagcactggcctgctccagtgctgtcatggggtgctgcggaggtggcggtggaggtggaggtctcccacgtcgattcactggtctgggaggcattctgcaccaccacatatttatttacgtaaatcgccatgcataactaagtgtttaaaattaaggctaacttaaattctagaaattaaatcatactataaacatttaaaacttacagaccggtagcgtggatttctgagctcgcatagcagtaatggcccctccaaggaccgtgctctgataccaactgaaacgaccctaactctataataaataaatatgcggaaattttttttttttttttactactaaataaaatatgtacatatatgcccatacatatatgcacagaataaaatatttaaaatagatacatgactaaataaataaacaattaaatacttaagtaaaatgcatctttgaaataaataattatctgAGTCAACCTCTATAATTCAAAatgtactgcataaataaaataaataaaaagtgtgcatgcactaaaatatttaataaaatattcaatcacctcaacccatgaaaatattaaaatgtatcataacataacatatatGGTGACTCAGaggctgtcacggtcacggggccactgcagctccgctcatacgttctcaccaccggtaggggtaacctgctcctctatatactcacctgcaccatatcagtgtagtgagcctagaggcccaacatgcatactaacaagggtttaaaataatttaatacactttcatacataatacttatactataaatgcatgagcatgccttaaaaataataacataaatgttACTTAgagaaatcactgaattatacataacatacataatatcatacatacttgagttgttgagcacttattttcttaacatcgaatggtcctatccgtaagtgtgacccatacttatagtgcgactgatcagtctaagaaaccatcgtacgaggcttgtggcgaaccacccatacataaatggcagaaactgcccatacataaatggccacactacttcaatttccacctaaaatattttatttgctcgaccatagaacttcaatcatagcataaaaattgatttcatgaatgcatgtacttaaataaattgtgtgtccttcatatatatttaatttaattttcttactaacatataaatattaaaataacttaaatgcataaaaataattaaatatataatcaggacacatgcaatttttctcatggatggtcctggactgctggccttacactcaagcccattaacttaattctggcccattaacatacttaagcccaatatcttaaactttaagcccaattaattaatctaagcccaattaaattaattaagcccattaaaattacactaagcccaataacacttaaactggcccattgggcccaaaaacccaaagactggcccattaacttttatgggcccaaaagcccataaaattaatggactaacttaattaaaattttaaaagtccaaataaaattatttgggagtccaaataattttatttcaattaaattgactcaaaaacccattatttcataaaatattttaaaaataaaaagactcaagcccggcccaccaaacccggacccggacccacttaacccgacccactaacctactgacccgacccggacccaagaacccgacccggaccaagcctaaccctagaacccgacccCCTCCTCCTTACTCCTCTCTCGGCCGCCGAGGGcttgagcagcaggccttcatcgcctgctgccgccctgctccggccacgaccggccggagcgccgccagcaggacctccccagggtcctgccggttcgaaccctaCCATGGTTCCAACCCCATGCTCACCCCACGTCGAACCCGAAGCTTCCAAACCCAAAACCCTAATCTGTCGGGGCCGTGCACTTGAGTGAACCTAGCGAccacctgggctcgtttggctcgaaccactcgagccacccgAGCCTAGACCACGTACCCACACCCCAGGAGACCTAGCCATCAGCCGAACCATGCATAGAGAGAAAGAAACCGTGAGCATGCTATGAATTCGAAGTACAATGCACAAACAACAACATTCAatcgatttttctgaaaaatgatTAAAGGATTTAGATGCCTACCATAacttacataatatatatactgatatagcgtaaaaataagaaaaaagatcatgcctttcaccgtagatatGGATTTAACACGTGTAGGAAggacttcgggacgacgggacgactttggcttgcttggaaccttgaaACCGATCTTCTATGGAGTTTTAGGGCTGAAtatcgatgaagaagatgactaTTCTGTGAgggtggaggcggctaaggggtGAAGTGATCGGCTAAatggggtttgggtagattaggtttaattttagtgttaattaaatataggttaaataattaaggaattaaaagttttaaatattaaatgtacaacttaaactcctaattaaactttaaaaatctgataataaaaaatgaaatctcgAAATTAGTAAAAATAGGAATTTTAAAGGTATTAAAAAGTccatattttggctaattttggataaaaatgacccctaaaattaaataaaattaaatacttaaaattttgagataataaaactcaaaataatattttaaggctccaaaaaggttcataaaataatttggctagaaagttgtcatctcgtccgtccacggtcccgtctacgcgattaaataataaaaatactaaaaatcataaaaatcactaattatgggttaaatgcttaaaaataaattaaatcatgcataactaattcacataattatttaacccataaatcataaatttaaataattaaatatcctaattatgcaggcggatttacgtatttaaaaataccgggtgttacaaagagatagaagtgagactcgtttagaagtcgaatcagcatgtcaacctagttatgttttgcgaacatgtttagtcattcaaacttctcgtatttgttttgtaagcaagaatcgatgtaggtactatcgtattgaatgtttctcttccctaaaccttacttgtattgttattggcatgtcaaatacttttaatgcaagtgtttaggttttgttgagtttatttcgGTGCCTTAGCTTTTCTGGGTGaaaggacggcgcgggcgcacagcctctttgcgaggtaagggcacgggcgctcttacttagagcgcGGGCACACTGGGTTTTGCGcagcttaggcgcgggcgcgctgatgtcagcgcgggcgcgcgagccttcttttaaaaaaaatatataattggttGTTTGTCCgagtttagttgattagaaacgaggtctcacaaatCTGGTCTCATTTTTCAGAAGAAGTTGTTTTAAAACTGACGGTGATTTCCCTTTATTTGTAAGGTTAATCATTTATACAATCAGAAGAACAATTTACATACTGAAAATCATTAAATCCCTCTTAACCTCGAAACCTACTGAAAAAATTACTTAAAACCCAGCAAGAATTAGCATGGGAAATGGGTTAACCTTAAACACAATCAAACCAAAGCGGCTGTACAAATCCAACTTCAGAACTGAACTGACAACAGTCAAGAACGCAAAGATAAACCAAGAAAAACACTGGATTCACATAACAATATAGCTCAATGCTTTAAATTGTTGAACAGGACTAAGAACAACCaatcaaataacaaaaaaacccaaaaaaaactatcaaacataaatcaataAAGCTTAATTCTTTCACCGTAGGAGGAATAAAAACATACCAAGCAGGAGGAGATAGTTTGGGGAAAGAACGATTGAACTTGAAGGGTGGAACAGCGGAATTTAGAGGTAATGGATGTGGTTTGGAACTGGCCAGTAGCTTATTTTCAAACGATACGCATCAAAAACTTCTCCTTTTCAAATAGAGCTAAAAGAATTTTTGCTTCGACTCTGCAACACAACAAGTGACAGATCATTGTCGATGGGGAATTATGCCTCAATTGCTTAGTTATGTAGTTGCAATCtaaattttgttcatatttacCATTTGTTACAAAAGGAGATACAGAAGGCTCTGGCAGCGGCATGAGTAACCCCAAATGTATATTATCCAGTCCTAATAAAGAAGAAATCGAGAAGACGAAGATTATGTAAGAACTTATAAATAACATGTAAGCATAAAACAGTACTAGTTAATGACCTGTGCATCAAACATGTTCATGTACTTGATGTCGGTTCCTCCATCCACACGTCCCGAATTTGGCTGGAACAAACAGAAGGCTACAGTTAACTAAGATCCACGAACCGATTGAACTCAAGCTTGTAAAAATTGGGACATCTATATATAgttttatgttgaaaaaaaaaaagccaaGTGGTTCGTCCCATATGCTTGGCCAAAGGCCAAAAAAGTGGAGAAATTCAATGACCAAAGTTTTGACAGATCCAATCAATATTAAAACATCGATCTCGTGAACAATAAACCAAATTAAAAATCTCTCTGTAAAAGAATTTTTTccacattaaaaattattgtcaAATATATTTCCAAATCAGTAGCattaaaaaacatataaaaagtTATTCTTCGACGACCAAATCACATAGACAAAGCATGAAACAGAGTAGGCAATCCAGATGCACATAGATGCAAAATGACACAAATAACACGTAGCTCCCATTGATCAGAATTAACATAGCCAGCCAGATGGTTTGCTTAATATACATATCATTGATAAAATAAAAGTAGAAATTCATGTATGAAATACCAAAACCCAGGTTTGATTTTGTGTATTGGGACAAAAATAGTATAAATATGTCTAATACTCTAATTGTCTATAAAGAGAAAACAGAGATAAGGTAATATTACAAAAATGAAACCTGAATGATAATAATACAGGAAAAAATTGTTACCAAAAAATCTGCTTATATTAACTAAATAGTATAATAGACGTCTTGACTAATAGGCATCGTCTAGCTTCTTATCCACCCTAACTTGACTAATAGTTGGTAACAATCAATAGCATAGAACTACAAAAATGgtgttaaatattttaaatgttaCTACTTAAATAGAAAGGTCATGCATCCATTCGAGTTTATTTTCGCCATTTCCATTCGAAATGACCTCTGTCTTCAACCTTTTACTATCTCCTTCATTCTGCACACCCACACAATGAAAATAATGGGCTAATTTCATTTCAAAAATTGAAGCAAGTATATCACATTACCCTGGAAGTTGCAGCtacatacataattaaaaattatatattacaaTATACATcacaaatataaattaatatttaatttgtgaactcagaaatattaattatatatcgaCCAAAACGTTTATTTGAACAAAAGTTTGGATTCAAGCACATTTTCCAAACTACCGAGTTGAAAATGGAGAAGCTctacatttatttcaataatcaattcattattttttttatgctcAATATAACGGCCAAGTAAATTGATTTGCTCTGGTAATGATAACTTGAACTCAGAAAAGCTTAAATTTCACTACcaaacatataaataaaataatggtACCAAATTGTCTCCCTCGTTGTTACTGGTGGACTGTAAACACCCACTGAAAATCCTAAAGAACTTGTCGCAAATccttttaagtttattttttcAATCGTGACAGGCAACTATAAGAGCtacaaaaaatcaatattttcccGGTATTCACCTGTAGTGTCGTTCGATGAGAGCGTAGCAGCAGATGCGAGGTGGGCTTCCCGACGGCTCGAGTGAGAATAGCATTTGCGAGGTGGGTTTGTGTTTGATCTTGTCCTTCACCGCCTTCTTCCTCCTGCCTCATTCCCCGTCGTCCTCAGAAGACTACCATACGTTATATTTTAAAGATGAAATCAGTACGGAGCTACAGGAGAAAAAATACTGAAAGAGAGAAGAAAGAGAGAAAGGGATCGGATGGAGCTACAGGAGCTGCCGGAGCTGCCGGATCGACGGTGTTGGGGAGTGTCGGTGTTGGGGAGTGTCGATGTTGGGGAGCATCGGCGTTGAAAGAAGGAGAGAAAGGGATCGGATAGAGAAGAAATCGAGAAGGGGGAGAAGTAATCGAGAAGCTAGGGGTCTGATTTGGGGATTTGgggaatattatttttttatgttttattttaaataaaaataatatattttctacaacactttttaaaaagtgttgtgctACATGGAGAAAAAAACGCTAatagacaacacttttaaaagCATTGTCTTTGACCCCAAAAAAACGCTgaatgacaacgctttttaaaaaaagcgttgtctttgattaataaaaaacatataacCACAAtgcttttcactaaaagcgttgtcttttaaaaaaataatatttttcactaaaagcgttgtcttttaagtgttgtaattgtgcatttttcttgtagtgtgtgTACGCTTAAAAGactaaaaacaaaatgaaagatgATGGGACGAACGATATGATCGATTGCTTCAATTAATTTCAACAGTGTACCatatataaacattttttttcataaattctaATATCTCTTAAATATAGTAGGAACTTATATATttcgaaaaaatatatatataatccaaacaaaaataacatgaatataACAATTACTTTGTACGTGCATGTGCTCTTTTTAtgggtaatgctacatgtacatggAGAATTACATATTGGATTATACAATatacttgaaattacatgattattcttgcactttatttgaaatttttttttcaaaattacatATAGAATAATCATATAATTTCAAGTACATTGTGTAACTTAACGTTTAACCctacatatacatatatcattcttttttttattatctcGAGAAGATGGAATGTGGGTCCcatatattgtttttattttataaatattaatgtTCCCTCCACTGATTGAACTgaaatcaaaactcaaactcCTCCCCAGCTATTCTCGCACAATCCCTTCACAAAATCGACATGCATGCTAAATTTTCGTCTCCCCCTTCAATATCTGTATGCTTTGTATTAATACTAATTAATGTTTCACTCTTCCCACGCTCTTCAAATTCTTCGCTGCAATCTTTAATATACGTCGGCTGTTCCCAGCAAAGGTACATCTCCGGCACCCCATACGAATCCAACGTCAACTCCATCCTCGCCTCCCTCGTCAACTCCGCCGCCTCCGCCAATTTCAACAATTTCAAGATTTCACTCCCCGGCTCCACCCAGACCGACGTCGTCTACGGCCTCTTCCAGTGCCGCGGCGACCTCCCCACCTCCGACTGCCACCAATGCGTCGCCGACGCCGTCGGCCGACTCGGGAGCCTCTGCGGCGGCGCTTCCGGCGGCGCGTTGCAGTACGAAGGGTGTTTCGTCAAGTATGACAACACTCCGTTCCTGGGTGTGGAGGATAAGTCCGTCGTTTACAGTAAATGTGGGCCGTCGATCGCGGGGGACACCGACGTGCTGACCCGGAAAGATGCGGTGCTGGGTTATCTGACGGGTGCGGGGCAGTACTTTCGGGTCGGCGGGTCGGGCGAAGTGCAGGGTACGACGCAGTGTGTGCAGGATCTGACGACGGGGGAGTGCCAGGATTGTCTATCGGAAGCGATCCAACGGTTGAAAAACGTGTGTGGGGATTCTGCATGGGGCCATATGTATTTGGGAAAGTGCTACGCTCGGTACTCTGAGCGTGGATACACCTCCCGCGGCGGCAAGAAGCTTCGCAGCCACGGGTGGCGGTTCAcggttttctttgtttttacGGTCTCTTGGATTTTTACCTGATCAATAAGTGTGTAAATTAAGTTTGGAGATGTAACATGGTTGGATATGTTAGCTATACTATGTTTACAATATATTTGGTGTTACTTTGTTAGTGACACATCTCCTTGGCATTTTAGAATAATTCATGTTGAAAATTTTGTATTTGTtctgttttaaaaaaccaagttTTCATTCAACAATTAATTTTCAAGTACATTGGAACACGTTAACTATAAGCAAATAACCTTTGTATTATTAAAGTGTTAGATCGACTGCAAAAAGAAGTCAAATAAAGGGAAAAGCAATTAGTTCTCTTTTCCTTTATTTGGCCACGCCTTAAAGAATATCATGTGGTGGAGTTTGAATAAGACCACAACCATTTCTATTTttcgagatttaattttctagaAAATCCTCATAGATAAACTCTCATAACCCAAACATATTCTATATATTGGAATCATATTATAAGGGACAAAAATccaaataaaatgataaaatattctGTCATTGGCGACATCGATCACAAACAACTCTTAATTTCAATAATGGTAAAAAGCAATGAACTTTAAGTGAAATCATGGCCACATAATGCACTAAAGACTGGTATGGTGTTTTTGTTTTACAAAAGCACTTTCTTTTAAAAGTAGACCGTATAAGATgccttaaaaaaatacaaattttccACTTTAAAATTGTAAATATGGTTGAAAGTAATTAAATATCTGTTGATAGAATctcataaaaattaaattaaacagacattgaataaaattttacaaaagTATCGTGGAAacacatttttttatatatatatgtacacacacacacacacacacacatatatatatatatatatatatatattcttaaaACATTAATGTTAAAATGCTAGCTAAATACAAATTTGTACGTAAGATAGACATACTCGAATTAAATACATATCGCTATCAATTATATGTTAAttaacttgaaaaaaaaaacaataggtCCTGTAATAATAACATACGTGCCCTATAAATcatttacaaaaaataaaacaagaatACCGAAATAAAATAGGTCAAAAGAAAGACAGAAGAAGAGTACTGGCCCAATTCCAATGGCAAAAGGCTTCATTCTAGGTCGATTTACTCGACTCCAAGTTGAAACAAATCCAATAATTAACTGATTGTCCTTAATTCAGttgttaattatatatatattaagcgTTAAAAGATACATGTTTATGATAATTAACAGTAAACTATTCTGATAACTAAG
Proteins encoded:
- the LOC140884077 gene encoding plasmodesmata-located protein 6-like, with the translated sequence MHAKFSSPPSISVCFVLILINVSLFPRSSNSSLQSLIYVGCSQQRYISGTPYESNVNSILASLVNSAASANFNNFKISLPGSTQTDVVYGLFQCRGDLPTSDCHQCVADAVGRLGSLCGGASGGALQYEGCFVKYDNTPFLGVEDKSVVYSKCGPSIAGDTDVLTRKDAVLGYLTGAGQYFRVGGSGEVQGTTQCVQDLTTGECQDCLSEAIQRLKNVCGDSAWGHMYLGKCYARYSERGYTSRGGKKLRSHGWRFTVFFVFTVSWIFT